GGCGAACGCCCGAACGGGCGTTCGCCGCCCGCTCTCGGTCCCAACTGTCAGTGTCTTCCGCCTGGAATTCCTCACCGAGCAGGTCGTTGAGTGGCATGAATCACCAGCTCTTCGACCTGCTCACTCTTAATTAGACAGTACCTTACACCGCTACTCACCAATCAATTGTTACTTGGACTTCCTCGTTTGGCTGTTTCACGGAATAAATTGGATGGTGGACAGACCCTCTTGTTTCGATTATAGCAATAAGTTATTATGTATAATGCGGCCTGATTGTACGGACTCAATATATATTGTACTTCTGATTTTAGCAAGATATCGAATAAACAGCTTGCAAGAATCCGCTTGACCGGCAGTCAACCTTCCTCGGACGAATCAGACTACAGTAGCAGGGCAAAAGTGAGATCCGTTCTTTTTCGGGGTCTGCAGCGAAGTTTTCACGGCGTGAGTGAACTGCGCGCCATTTCCATCACGGCTTCCTTGACCGGCGCATCGGCGAATCGGTCGAGTCGGGAAGGTCAGGTGTAGATAGTCTTCTTGTACGCTGTACGTTTCGGCAAGACCCCGATGAGTGAGTTCAGCTTTGTAGCTGAGCTCGACGATAATTCGCTAGGCCGGCCGCTTTCCTTCGACTTCCGTCACTATCTAACGGAGATCATCTAGAGGGACAAGCTTCAAACGTGTCGGCTCTGCAATAGACATCGGTCATGTGAAGACTTTCTGCTGATAGTACACAAGGTAGTGTGTACTGACAGGGGGCGAAGAATTTCACCAACTCCAATAATCGAAATTATGACATTCAATCATCTCTCAGATCGACGTGCTGACATTCCCACTCACGACGGGCCCCAAGTTCGCAGCGACCGCGTTGAGTGACCGAGTAAGCGTTGGTACGCTTATCGATGGCGGAGACTTCGATCAACCCCATCTCGGCGAGCGTATCCAGATTTGGATAAAGACGGCCGTGGTGGATCTCACCCGTGTAGTCCTCTTCGAGAGAGTCCTTGATCGCTATGCCGTGTGGTGGCGTTCCATTCTCGAGGCCAGTTATTATGTAGAGCAGGTCACGCTGAAACGCCGTCAAGTCGTCCATCATAGCATCTGACAAGTCGAGAACAGGAGTATAAGTATATCGGGTAGAAAGCCGGTTTGCACGGCTATCAGGCATCGACTTGAACTGGCCGCGTGGATACAGATCGGAGTTGAACCATCTTGCGACCGTTATCTTGTGCACGCCGAGCGGTGTCGGCGAGCAGGTCGCTGTGTTCAGTCAGTGACCTCACTAGCAGTAGTCGCCAGGCGTACCTACGGCGAGCGAGCCTCCTTCGTAAAGCGCATCTTTCCCCAACTGAGCGAGGATAAGGGGTCTTATCTGCAGAGAGAGCTCACAATGGAGATCTCTGTGGCTATCCATTGTCCCGGGTCGTCAGAGTTACCCAACGCCTCGAATTTTCCGGGCGAGTGGGGTAACTTCTGAGCGGCTAAAAAACAGGTTCGTGAGACGAAGTAACTCGATCTCCCAGCGATGGCTGTACAGTTGGTGAGCGAATCGGAGTCATTTAGCGGGTGCCAGCGGAGTAACAGTATGGTCACGAAACACGATATCCGCACTCCTTCTGGGGGTGTTGCAGGACTGCACTATAGCGTTGCAACAACATTCTCACCCGAAAGCTGACCAACAATGCACCGCAATTGGGCTCCCCCATTCTGGGGCATCACTCGCTGGGTTGATAGCCCCAAATCAAACTCAATTCACATCATCTTGTTCAACAACAACTACTGGCACCGAGGTATCAAGGAGCACCTGCTGCGTGACATTCCCGAGGACTGCCTTTCGACTCGGAGAACGTTTTCGTGAACCAATGACAACATAGTTGACGCTCTCCTGCTCTGTCTCGTCGACAATCCGGCTAGCTACTCGATCTGAAGGACTATTTTCTTCCCATATCGACGGTTCCTCTGCAATGTTTATTGCTGGTTCGTTCTCTTCGCTTCCAAAGAACTCTCTTACGGCTTTTTCAACAGTCTCCGTCGCTCTCTCTATATTGCCTGTATGAGGGACGACGTGGAAAATTATCTGTTCCTGACCAAGCCCCTTCGCGATCTCCTCTCCTCTTGCGATCACAGGCTGATTGTCCTTATTAATGTCAATTACGGTCAGTACAGACACAGAGCCACTAATGAACTGCACGCAGTTAACTTCTAGGAGGAAACACGATATAGTTGACTGTCTTTCCACATAAAGAGGATGTCATAGAACAGTTGGCATGTTTTCGCCCAATGGTCAAGGAACCCGGTACTGGTGCTTCTAAAAAGCAGGGATATTGATGGCTTCTCAGGCGCTTTTTGCCTGCTACTGTGGTATGTGAAGAGTTCTATGAGACCCCTCTCGATAAGAACCGATTCGCGGTTGATCACAGATACCACCAACATGAATCCTGAGCTATGATACGATTCTGTTTTCGCAATGAGCAACGAAGGAATGTGCAGCCGCCAGTGCAAAGTGGGTCGAACTAGTGATTCGTCAACGCTTAGAGAACATCTTGATATAATTGAAATAGTGATACAGAATGTCAGGAGTGAATGATCCAATATCGAATTCACGCTGGCCGTCAAGGAGTAACGGCATGTCGGGAGGTAGTAGAGCATACAAGTAAGATAATTCACTGTTGCCTTTGTACAACGTGTAGCGATAAATCAGAAAGCGAATTTTATCCATATACCCTGGATATCTGAAAGGTAGGCGGTTACTCAAATGGATAGCGACTGTATCTTCCCAGATGGGAACGATTACGCTCTCCGATGAAGACGAGGATATCCTCACTCAGATTCAAAGAGGGAAGAATACCGTCGAGAACATCGCTTCAGCAACCGGGTTTGATTCCGCCATTCTTACCCAACGACTCGATCAGATGGCGGAAAACGACCTCGTTCGCGGTATCAGGCAGGAAGAGTACGATCTCACTGAGAGCGGACAACGGGTTCTCAACACATCGGATGACACAAAGACGAACGAGGAAATCGATACACCGAATACTGTCGAGCAAGATATCGCGGCATTCGATCTCTCTATCGAGCGTGAAGAATCTGTACGGAGAGCGTTTACATCTGAGGTCGGCTAGGTAGATTCGTCATGCACACTCTCATCCGAAATTTAGACAACTGAAATTGGTTTCACTCTACCACTTCATGACAGATCTGCCAGCTCAACTTTTGAGTGTGATGGTGAGGAGTCGAATCTCAGTCACGCTCGCGCATAGATGATGACGTGCCGCAATAACGGAAGTGCTGGATGAGTAGTAGATACCTGCTCAGTGATCGCGTCGCAGTCGATATTACGTCGATCCAGAAACCGCTCGACTGGTTTCAGCAGACCACGCCGAGCCAGAGACAGGTACAATCCCGTCCACTTCTGGAATCGAGCGATGCTGTTGGGACTGATGTCGACTGCCGCATCGAGGTGGAGGCCGCTCACAGCGATAGCTCTCTTGTACTGTTCGAGCGTCGCTATCGGAGCCAGATCCCACGCATCCGCGAACGTATCGACGGTATCGCGCGCCTCCTGTGACAACGATTCGGGTCGAACGAAATCCGAAACGGCAACGAGACCGTCTTCGACGGTCACGCTCGCCATCTCCGTGAGAAATTCACGCTTGTTTGGGAGGTAGGGTGGCGAATCGATGGCGGTACAGACGTTGAACGAGTCACGTTCGAATGGAAGCTGCAACGCGTCACCAACCACGAACTGCGCGTCCACGGTTGCCGCCGCGTTTCGCCTCGCCATCGAGACGTTGCACGGAACGAGGTCGATACCCGTGGTCACAAATCCGTGCTCGGTGGCGAGATGGAGGGTGGGACCACCCCGTCCACAGCCGATATCCAGCAGAGAGACACCGTCCGTCGACCCGAGCCGAGCAGCGATGTCGGAACCGATTCGTTCGGCGAGTCGACGCTGGCTCAATCCGACGAAATGCGGCTGATACCACTCGGAATAGCCGACGTTCAGGAATTGGTTAGTCGGTAAAAACAGGGCGAACGCCTTCCAAATGGCAGCACGCTCTCCCAGAGACGAGAACTGGTCGGCGATGCGCGTTTGACCGTCATCACGGCCCACTCTCTTTCACCTCGGGTTCCGATACTTCCGAAAAACAGCACGTGGAATCCTCACAGCCTGTCAGCTGCTCACAACTCCGCGGTCGGTTGTAATCGATTCC
This region of Halococcus salsus genomic DNA includes:
- a CDS encoding winged helix-turn-helix domain-containing protein, with translation MGTITLSDEDEDILTQIQRGKNTVENIASATGFDSAILTQRLDQMAENDLVRGIRQEEYDLTESGQRVLNTSDDTKTNEEIDTPNTVEQDIAAFDLSIEREESVRRAFTSEVG
- a CDS encoding universal stress protein yields the protein MSVLTVIDINKDNQPVIARGEEIAKGLGQEQIIFHVVPHTGNIERATETVEKAVREFFGSEENEPAINIAEEPSIWEENSPSDRVASRIVDETEQESVNYVVIGSRKRSPSRKAVLGNVTQQVLLDTSVPVVVVEQDDVN
- a CDS encoding class I SAM-dependent methyltransferase, translated to MGRDDGQTRIADQFSSLGERAAIWKAFALFLPTNQFLNVGYSEWYQPHFVGLSQRRLAERIGSDIAARLGSTDGVSLLDIGCGRGGPTLHLATEHGFVTTGIDLVPCNVSMARRNAAATVDAQFVVGDALQLPFERDSFNVCTAIDSPPYLPNKREFLTEMASVTVEDGLVAVSDFVRPESLSQEARDTVDTFADAWDLAPIATLEQYKRAIAVSGLHLDAAVDISPNSIARFQKWTGLYLSLARRGLLKPVERFLDRRNIDCDAITEQVSTTHPALPLLRHVIIYARA
- a CDS encoding helix-turn-helix transcriptional regulator, with product MDDLTAFQRDLLYIITGLENGTPPHGIAIKDSLEEDYTGEIHHGRLYPNLDTLAEMGLIEVSAIDKRTNAYSVTQRGRCELGARREWECQHVDLRDD